DNA from Brassica napus cultivar Da-Ae chromosome C4, Da-Ae, whole genome shotgun sequence:
TATTGTCGCTATGATTAGAATGATGAGCACAAAGCTTGCCATCATCCGACCTTACTACTTTATACAAAATggttttatatcttttttttgaaGTGCTTCGCGTTATTTGGTTGATAGATTATTGTgctaaatgctttatatatattaaagaaagGTCATGCAAGATAAATCTTTACCAATTTTCACAAGAAAAtctcaatattttattattattatgaataaaaaaGGACACTTAATTAgaatagaaaacaaaatccaATTAAAGCATATATATTGTGCCTTCAAATCGATTATAATGTCCTTTTTgctgttaaaattttatttccttttagtcatatacaaatttaattaatgtaaaCATACAGATTCGGCAgattttaatgaataaaaattacaaaatatgataagttttttttttataacgctgatttattatgacattacatttatgagaaagattacatagacgattcgacaacaaACAATACTACTTGCTTTATGAAggtctacgcctaactgcatcatctGAGCCGTCCTACGGAGATCTATTCctgaccagatttacttgcaccatgttgaagatttCTTGTAAACTTTTCTTCTGTAGTTTTCATTAATAAATCGCtctctccgggacttgaaactTGAATTTTCTGTAATTTGCAAGAAATTACATAGTCTGGGGTCTCAGACCTgagtgtagaagcctttaaaccttaactaTTAGGCTACCGTGCCTCCacaaaaatatgataagttgTGTTGACGTTTATCAAGTAAATACAATTTTAGTAGAAAAACTAATGAAAAGACTGTTTTGTAAAAGGTTTTGTAATTACATGACAAATtggaatatttttgttttttccttcATGTTTGACGAATGTCTTTATGCACGATAAGATCTTAAATGTTTGGCATCCTGTATGATAGTGAACGCTCTTGATTTTAAGTGAAACTGATCCAACCATCCAAAGTGATAACGTtgatatcaatactattaagagggaaagaattttaataaacctacttaaaaaagttatttgaaccctttcattaactaataatattttgatcttACTTTGATTTGGACAAacaatatctatactattaaaaatgaatcatttccaaaaattctatttaaaaaaagttagttgcattttttcattaatattttatggTCCTACCTTTATTTTTTCTAACTGTGTGACATTATTGTTAATTGCCATATTGATATGTGATACATTGAATACAATGAATAATTTGTTACCttgatagaatttttttttgtttaaaaaattgacaacaatatattgattttgaTATGAACATTTTAATCATTGATAAAGCTTCACTTTCAATATTCACGATGACCTGTCACCCatgtttatttgtatattattattattaatatatgccAGTTACAtgtcaaaaaaatctaaacttttaaaCCTAATAAAGTAGCATTTAATTTAAGGTGATTTGAAACTGTCaaacatatatcaaaatatttacaaaaacaaatttgataaaagaaattaacaaatcatcgttaaaataaaattatatatattatgtttaaatattgttttataaatatattgataaaaaaaattattatttaagatAGTTTAAAAAATGTTAGAACTCCTacaaatttatactattaagtTGACTAAAAATCTGCTAAAATACTAATCCTACCAATTCAACAAATGTTAACTTTTATAAAATGCACACAAAATATACCGAGAGAGAGTATGATTGAACATTTGGATCTTTGGGTTAGGTACAAATTGGTTTTTTGTGTCTAGGTAGGTTTGGATCTATAACTTAAATACGTGTAAACTACCTTTAATTTTCTGGTATGTATCGGGCTGAAACAGTTCCAATATTTAGACCCTGAAAAAAAACCAAAGTGCCAGAAAACCAAAAAGCACCCTAcacctccccccccccccccacaaaaaaaaaatagtcaaaaatattcaaaaggcCGGATAAATAATTTTACCTGAAATCTGACCCGATGAACCAAAGCACCAAAAACATatctaaatatctgaaatatattttataattttacctGAAACTCAAAACTAtaatccaaaacctaaacctgaaagttaaaagaatatatataatatcaaaaatatatctgaaATACCCAGATATAcctaatataaacaaaatattttgcatTCTTTGGGTATCCGATCGGGTCTCAGTAGGATCCGGACCCAAACCGAGACCCGCATATCAAAAGAAAACATACAATAGGTGCTTTGCCATGTATTTGGACccgaaccaaacatatatttttgagttgGTTTCGGTTGAGTTTTTTGAATCCAGATCAAATTTCCAAACTTAAGAGAAATCTACATTAGAATGTACatacaaaatctcaaataaactaattttaaattatataattttaaacaaattttatgtTTCGATATAATACATACGTTAACATAATAATGTACCATCCCaaaatactaattcacattAAATTCTATTTATAATCTAAGAAAAACTCGCGCTTCggaagcgcgggtcaaaatctagtatttagTTAATTTTCCTCCATTATGTTAGTATGACGTTTTTTTGCCCTGATCTTATCGTCTAAATGCGATTAACACAAAAATACGTTCTGTTTTATGTGTATCCAATGTTTGTATAGATATTCGTACGTCAAAATTTGACTATGCTAAACTTAAGCGAAGTTGCGGAAGATAATTAGCATTGACTAAGAGAGATTGACCAAGATAAACCCCATTCTCTCTACATATGTATAAGATATACCAAGTTGCTAATTAGAACCAGATGTTAATTATAATTTCCTTCTCTACAAGCTATCTTTATCTTAGATTAAAACCAAACCGCGCATAAGGATACTACTTTTGTCTCTTAAGTCTCTAACTTTGAACCCCAAATAAGTTCAAAAGTCAACGGTCTTCCCAAATAAGTTCAGATGTCAACGATCTTCAATAATACACAATGAAACATTCTTAATTAATTAGCGAAACCGCATGATACAGCGACTTTGGCTAATTAATAATCGATCAAACCAATGCATAGCATTCTTCACATTATGCTCTTTTGATATATATACCTCCACATCCTTGTCCCACCAAACAACTAAAACCAGACTCAACATTCTATATGGCTTCAAGAAAACCAAAGGCCAAAGCGGTTAATCGTCAATCCGTGAGGCACCAGAGTCACAGCCATCCATTGCGTGTCTTTAAAGCCAAAGAAGACGGTGAGACAGTTTGCTCAGGATGCGAGCTCGAGCTGACCGGGCAAGCTTTCAAGTGCACAAAGTCCGATTGCGATTACTTATTGCACAAGTCATGTTTCGACCTTCCTGGTGAGACCAGTCACAAGTCTCACCAGGACCACCCTTTGAACTTGCTTTATTCCCCACCAGATGACGAATCCGTCTACACTTGCAACGCATGTGACCAGTACGGTTCTGGATTCACTTACCATTGCTCTAACTGCAAGTACAATCTCCATGTGGGATGTGCGTCTCTCCCTGAAACCGTAGAGCGCGAAGATCATGAACATCCACTCATTCTTCTTTATTGCACATCGTGTAAAGGTCGTGAAGACACGGCCTTCATTTGCAGCGTTTGcgaagagaccgttttggaagATCTATGGGTGTATTACTGCAGAGAATGTGACTATGGAACACATGTATATTCATGTGCGGCATACGAAGATCAAGAATCAAAtgaggaggaagaaggagaagctAGTACTTCTCCAGCTTCTAGGATAAAGTCGTTGATGAAGGCTCAGGACGAGATGGCAGCTATGCAGCTAGAGGCACGTATTATGAATGATGCGAACGAGGCTGCGCTTGATCTTTGGGATCAACCAAAGCGGAGATACTATTGGTGATCAACAAGGAATTGaaggataatatatataattttataaataatatatatgaaattgtGTGATTGTTTCTTTCTTTGATAAAGTTTATTTTCAGAATAAAAACCAATAGATAGAAGACATATCTCTTTCTTGTTTGGTTCTTGTTTATTTGTGGGTGTGTGTTTTTTGTAAAGTTGTGTGTATGTTGTTTAAGTCGCAATATAATTTtccttgctttttttttaaagctggTTGCATTTATATTGGTCCAACCATTTACAGATTCTGAAGATATATTCTTACATTTATATCTTACAACATTATTTTActtgataaaaataaagaaacaaaatttgGAAATTACTGACTTGATGTTATTGATCAAAGATATGGAAAATGATGATTTTACTAAAGAGAAATTTAGTTGAATTAGTCaaagataatataaaatttttacgAAACTACTGAAATTGTGATACCACATAAGGGGtcgatttttaatttatatttgcattacaaaattatttgttaatCTAGTGCATCTaatcttaaataataaatattactttataatgtgtttttttCTGGCATCAAACTAATAAATACTCTTAAAAccatgttttaataatttaaaaaaaatatttaataaaataatgaagCATAACCTTAAACTATTATTACCtgaccaataaattaataataaatgtaacgTTTTGACTAACCGCAAACCTTAAAAGAGgttaaagataaaaaatatatatatatgttaagaCAATAATATCCTTTAAGACAATTAGTTTTCGGTTTAAATGTTGTCCAGACCTACTTCTTCCTCTCTATTTTATTTATCGGTTTCTCTCTCGCCACCACCGATCATGGTCACCGCCCTCGAactcatcctcatcctcatcttccgCTTGGTTTGATCTACCTCTCTCTCAAAGGTCCTCTCTTTCTTCAATCAAACTTCATGTAATACTCTGTTTTCTTCGATCGCTCTCCCAATGATCTGTTTCATGAAATTCATATCGTTGATTTAGCTCAAAGTTTGATTCTTTCGACCGTGTTTTGTTCTGTTACAGATGCATGTGTCTGCTTGATTGTTGATCTGTGCAAAAAAAGGATCgatctatattatttttttgtgctCTCTCATGTCATCATCGACTAGTGTTCAAGGAGAGATAATGGATCTTGATCTTGATCTGAACCAAGAACCAGACTCTCCACCCGGTTTAATCACAGAGATCTCTCCATGGCTAACCGAGCTAGAAACCGCTCACGAGCGGATCGAAGACCGTCTAAGACAGCTCGAAGCCATAGTTTCACGAATCAGGGAACGTGCAGCAACAGTCacaacagcagcagcaacaCCATCGCCAGCACCTGCTTTAATACCTCCTAGAGACTCAACGGCAGGTGTCATACACGAGCGTTCTAGAGAGAGACTTGTCGAGAACGACGACAAGACTTATCTGATAGCAAAGGCCTTGAACATGGAGAGAACAACCTCTGTCCCCGGCGGCTACTTTGACTGCAACATATGCTTAGAGAAAGCCGAAGATCCGATCTTAACTTGCTGCGGTCACTTGTTCTGCTGGGGATGCTTCTACCAGCTGCCATTCATTTACCTTAACATCAAAGAATGTCCTGTCTGCGACGGGGAAGTGACTGACACCGAGGTGATTCCTATATACGGTAATGGAGAAGATGATAATGATGGTAGTAGTAAAGCCAAGCGTGAGGAGTGTGGTATCCGCTTACCTCCAAGGCCTAATGCTAAAAGAGTTGAAAGCATCCGTCAAAAGATTATAAACCGGGGCAACCCGTTTATCCCGGGTCCTGAGACGCTGGAGCATATTAGAAGGACTATTGATTCTATTGGAGGGTTACAAGCTTTAGCTGAAGGGCATGAGTTTGGTTTGACCAACATAGTAACCACCGGAGGAGGAGGGAACAATCGTGCGGTGCGTAATCGTTTGAGGTTGTTGTCTTCTTTCCCGGGTCTTGTGGTAGATAGCTCGGAGATGCCGCCGCCAACGTCTGAtgatgctgctgctgctgctgctgcttttGATGTTGATAGTTTTGTTGATACAACAACGCCTAGTTTGAGGACTAACCGTCGTAGGTCTTCTCGTATTGCTGAGATtagtccttctccttctcctgcAGTACGTGCTTCTATTCGTAGGAACCAAAGTGGTAGTGCTGCAGGTTCATCATCTTCGCCTAGAGATTTTGCTGTTGCcgggtttggttttggttctaGAGAAGTGGCTACTTCAGATTCGTCATCGTCTAGGAGGAGAACTGAAGATGTAAACAATGGACCTCGCACCAGGTCTAGAAGGAGGCTAGGCTGAAAAACtcttttaattatattacaaaGCTCATGTGACCATGTCTTGTTTCCATTCTGAACATGGCTGAATGTGTATGTACATTCTTGAAGCCTATGAAACTTTTGGATGTCAGTTTTTTGTTCCTTTGGGTTAAATAATCTAATCATATTTCTAAAAGGTCAATTTTAGAGTAATTAATGTGTTTCTTAAAGTTGTGGGGGTGTATTTATCAGAAAACACAACATTTTGTCTAGATTCGCAATTAGTTTAAAATCCAAAGGAGCCTCGTACTAAAGACGTCATGATGTTTTACGGTAGAAACTAAAAACGGCACGCATGTTTCTACTTTAGTTCGTTAAAACGTTTACTCGTCAACGCACTAAAGTCATCGGCGATCTCTTTTTGTCATCGCCGCCGTTGaagctctctttctctctaccTCCGGCGATCATGATCTACGTCGACGGAGTGCTATTTCCAGATGAAAACAGctcatcttctctctcttcttcatcgcAGGTAGCTTTCTCCGTCTCCAATCTCCATTCACTAAAAAGATTACTTCTTTTTGTGATTATTTGACTTTTATGGTTTGACCAACATTGATGGAACAGGGAAGCAGCTTGCTTCTCGATGTAATGACACATCCTGTCATAATCTCAGCTTCTGAATCATTCAAGAATCTCGAGGAACAGAGAGTTACAGAGAGCTGCTCAAGAAAAGACAGATATGTTTACATATTCCAAAGAGAATATGCTGTTGTGAATCCAGCTCTTGTTGATGTATGTATGCTTTATGACATTCgaaagttatgttttttttttcaaatccacTCTAATGATTCTGTTTTATTGATGAGAAGTTTGTTGGCATGGACGAAGCAACAACTTGTGTAGGACTTGTTATCCGTAACAGAAAATCTGGAGTGTAAGGGACTGATTCTCTATATGTTCTAATGTGTAGTTTACCTTTGAGTTTTAAAGTTTGTGATGAATCTGAAACTGCAGCACTTCTATTGCGCACATGGATTCACCAAAAGTTGTGGACTTGGGGATAAGCCAGATGTTGTCATTGGTTATGGAGGATGACAGTGACGCCGAGATAGATGTATTATCTCTATTGAGCTTGTGTTTATCATCCATTATATTACTTTGAGTTCTTTTTGAATTTGTTCGTACGCAGGTACATATGGTTGGTGGATATGAAGATGTGGATTTAAAAGTGTGTTTCTATATCTCTCAGTGTAGTTAATATTCAGCTGTAGAATGGTATTAAACTGAATGTATTGACTGTTTGTATGCAGAATGCTAATGGTGGTGGTGACTATGCCAAACCAGAGGGTTACTCATTTCCTTTGTGTTGCAAATTAGTAGAAACTCtacagaagagaagagaaaactttcacattaaaacattatttattctTGGCAACAATACCAAGCTGGATGCTCAAGGGAACGCGTGCCCCATTTTTAATGGATGCCTGGTTAGTCTACTTTCTCTGCTACTTCCACCATTTATCCCTTTTGGTTGTCTTAGGATGTTAGTTTTATAGTGAATATAATGTCTTTTCTCTGAGTTAGTAATTGGCGTTACCATGTTTCTTTGTAACCTTATCAATCAGGTGAATACCTCCACCGGTGATATTGTCCCAGCCAGTTTCAACAGATCTTCTAGATGTCCGGATGAGCTTGTTCGTAGAATCAGAGTGTCGGCATCATTCGATGATCCTAGCTGGAGGGGAAAGTTACTTGACACATATGACACAAAAAATGATAGATTCATCATCGAACCATGCTCCTggtataaacaaaacaaaaacgcTTCTTCTacctcattttcactccattatGTACATATGAGTTGTGTTTTTGTAATTACAGGACAATGCGGCTGGTTGAATACGTTTGGGAACTTAATCAGCTTCCTGATGAAGAGATTCTTGTTAACTGTTCCACCTCACCTTCTGCTGAAGGTCCAGATTTCATAGACAACGAGAGAAGGTTAGATTTGATCATTATCTATAACTCAGAATGGAACATGATGATTCGTATTctcttttgtgtgtgtttcagGATTTGGAAGTATTTACTAAAATATCCAGAATGGAGCAAAACCTTCCCAAAGAGACAACCACGTGTGTTTGAAAGGACTGCCAATGGAAGCTGGAACTCCGTGTTTTGATTCTTGAACAtaagaatgtaaaaaataagGTTGCAATTGGGACCTAACAAACTAATGTTGTGTTAAAACGTGGGCTTGATCCGGCCTAGTAGGCCTATATGTTGAGGCCCATAGATTCAAGTCATTCCACTGCAGATCGAAACCTTCCACCCGACCCGAATATTATTTGCaagaaagatttttaaaatgattcgatccaattttggttcggatttcttggttctataaaaataaatccaATGTATTTCTTTCagtgaaaaagataaaaatatcattttcaaggaaaaaaaaatctagtgtATTTCTCGGTTTTCATTtgaatatacataatttttataacttataGGGGACAGTTTTtgtaaatatctatatatttcatcgattttatgttatatattaataaaataaatataaaatagtgtTAAATATGAATTATAAGATTAGTATATCCATCTTCTTGGAtatacttaaaataaatatagttatttttattaatgttgaaaaatatttaaaataactcaattaagtataaattatagtaaataaaagaagatgatgcataaaatatagaaataatatatttagtttGTATTGAAATCATAATCCAATTagaaataactaaaattatagaaaagttAAGTAGAAAAGGAAGTATATATGCAAACTGGCAAAGTGAATCAAGCATAAaagtaatgttttattttaaaagtaaaagataaaTGGAACCGAAGAAAGTAACTCATACAAGTGTGGTTAAGTGACACAACGGAATTAGAAATGTGCTAAGCACTCTggatacaaaatttattaaactcaAATTTATTCGTTTGTGTGGTTAGAGACATATATGTTTAATACAAAATCTACGAAATTCAGATTTACCCGTTTATGTGgtcaaaaacatatatatctaATTTAGATTACGAATAAATGTGTATATCTAGCGCTGGTAGAAAAACCTTCAGGAGATTGGTCGATTGAGTCTCAGTCCGCCGGATACTTccaaatcatcaaaaggaaaaagagaatGGGACATAACTAGTTTTGGGTACAAATTAATATTAACATGATCATAGGAGACAACCACCCCCAGATGTACGTAAACGTAGTCCAACCTAACTTTCACCAACAACACGATCGGAAAACGAGATTCCATTTATAGTAACTAAATAGGGGTACTCTTGTAAATTCTTTTCATACCCTCTTTCCGGAAAATGTTGAACGAAGGTTAACACCGGGCCGGGCTCGCTAAtgggtttcaaattttataattttcaacttAAAACAAATCGTTTGCCCTAATGGTCGATAAAGAGAAAGGGTCAAAGGATAAAAAGCTGCGGTTTTAAACTAGGGTCACTTTTCAAATtacacaattttaaaataatttaatttatccgggatttaaaaaaaaatacacataacGAACTATTGATTGGAGTTCGATCTTGTAATACAggaataaaaattcaaaacgaTGTTTTAGATTGATTTGAAGAATAAAATGCCTACCACACATGTCCATACCAtatattttataccaaaaacGAAACACATACACAGTGTATTTATAAATGAGATGAGAGAAGAGAGCACGAAACAATAAGCGAGCGAGGAAGACAAGAAAGCAACACAATACAAagtattgataaaataataataataagagaaagaaagaaaagaataaaaatccCTAAAACTGCGAGCGTTTTTCGTTAACGGGAGAGAGATGAGTCTCTAAAAAACCAAATATCATGGAACCATGACGAAGGAAGAAGCAGCAGCATCGTATAGCATGAACGATATTTGCAGTAACGATCACAATACTGATGATAACAACAACACTAATCTAAAGCAGCACGAGGGGCGAGCATGGGGCACGTGTGAGGAGCTGTTATTGGCATGCGCCGTTAAGCGACACGGGTTTTGTGACTGGGACTCCGTCGCCGCGGAGGTTCGAACCCGGACCTCTCTCTCCGCCGTCTTTCTCT
Protein-coding regions in this window:
- the LOC106396562 gene encoding uncharacterized protein LOC106396562, with translation MSSSTSVQGEIMDLDLDLNQEPDSPPGLITEISPWLTELETAHERIEDRLRQLEAIVSRIRERAATVTTAAATPSPAPALIPPRDSTAGVIHERSRERLVENDDKTYLIAKALNMERTTSVPGGYFDCNICLEKAEDPILTCCGHLFCWGCFYQLPFIYLNIKECPVCDGEVTDTEVIPIYGNGEDDNDGSSKAKREECGIRLPPRPNAKRVESIRQKIINRGNPFIPGPETLEHIRRTIDSIGGLQALAEGHEFGLTNIVTTGGGGNNRAVRNRLRLLSSFPGLVVDSSEMPPPTSDDAAAAAAAFDVDSFVDTTTPSLRTNRRRSSRIAEISPSPSPAVRASIRRNQSGSAAGSSSSPRDFAVAGFGFGSREVATSDSSSSRRRTEDVNNGPRTRSRRRLG
- the LOC106396563 gene encoding uncharacterized protein LOC106396563: MASRKPKAKAVNRQSVRHQSHSHPLRVFKAKEDGETVCSGCELELTGQAFKCTKSDCDYLLHKSCFDLPGETSHKSHQDHPLNLLYSPPDDESVYTCNACDQYGSGFTYHCSNCKYNLHVGCASLPETVEREDHEHPLILLYCTSCKGREDTAFICSVCEETVLEDLWVYYCRECDYGTHVYSCAAYEDQESNEEEEGEASTSPASRIKSLMKAQDEMAAMQLEARIMNDANEAALDLWDQPKRRYYW
- the LOC106390764 gene encoding protein N-terminal asparagine amidohydrolase, translated to MIYVDGVLFPDENSSSSLSSSSQGSSLLLDVMTHPVIISASESFKNLEEQRVTESCSRKDRYVYIFQREYAVVNPALVDFVGMDEATTCVGLVIRNRKSGVTSIAHMDSPKVVDLGISQMLSLVMEDDSDAEIDVHMVGGYEDVDLKNANGGGDYAKPEGYSFPLCCKLVETLQKRRENFHIKTLFILGNNTKLDAQGNACPIFNGCLVNTSTGDIVPASFNRSSRCPDELVRRIRVSASFDDPSWRGKLLDTYDTKNDRFIIEPCSWTMRLVEYVWELNQLPDEEILVNCSTSPSAEGPDFIDNERRIWKYLLKYPEWSKTFPKRQPRVFERTANGSWNSVF